The Candidatus Limnocylindrales bacterium genome has a window encoding:
- the lspA gene encoding signal peptidase II: MPRYLAALLIIALVVGLDIITKFLIVQNLVLYRSNISVIPNFLDIVYYKNTGAAFGILAGFSFSHYFFLAISFIALVMLFVAFKYASKEGKLVQIALPLLIGGTLGNLIDRIRLGAVIDFILVHWYDKFYWPAFNVADSAITVGVVLLILEMLRKK; the protein is encoded by the coding sequence ATGCCCAGATATTTGGCTGCCCTGCTTATCATAGCCCTGGTTGTGGGGCTGGATATTATAACGAAGTTTCTTATTGTCCAAAACCTGGTTTTGTACCGGTCTAACATCTCTGTTATTCCAAACTTTCTGGATATTGTGTACTATAAAAATACCGGGGCAGCCTTTGGGATTTTAGCCGGTTTTTCTTTTAGCCATTACTTCTTTCTGGCTATTTCGTTTATAGCTCTTGTGATGCTCTTCGTGGCGTTCAAATACGCTTCCAAAGAAGGAAAACTGGTTCAGATTGCCCTACCTCTCCTCATAGGCGGAACCTTGGGAAATTTAATCGACCGCATACGGTTGGGGGCCGTGATCGATTTTATCCTGGTTCACTGGTATGATAAATTCTACTGGCCTGCCTTTAATGTTGCCGATTCGGCCATCACCGTGGGGGTTGTTCTACTTATTTTAGAAATGCTCAGAAAAAAATAA
- a CDS encoding phage integrase N-terminal SAM-like domain-containing protein yields MRDALRLKHYSIRTENAYVDWIRRYILFYNKRHPNEMGSTEVEAFLTHLAVKENVAASTQNQALSALLFLYREVLKKDLGVIYALHAKKPKRLPTILTQEEVRRVLNHLSGTRLLMA; encoded by the coding sequence GTGCGTGATGCCCTGCGACTCAAACACTACTCCATCCGCACCGAAAACGCCTACGTGGACTGGATCCGACGCTATATTCTGTTCTATAACAAACGTCACCCCAATGAAATGGGTAGCACCGAAGTCGAAGCCTTCCTTACCCATCTGGCGGTGAAGGAAAACGTCGCCGCATCCACACAAAATCAAGCCCTCAGCGCCCTCCTGTTCCTTTACCGCGAGGTGCTGAAAAAGGACCTGGGCGTAATTTACGCCCTGCACGCTAAAAAACCGAAACGGTTGCCCACTATCCTGACCCAAGAGGAGGTGCGCCGGGTCCTCAACCACCTGTCCGGCACCCGCCTTCTGATGGCCTAA
- a CDS encoding helicase-related protein, producing the protein MLNPGSIVRCRNREWVLLPAETDDVFVLRPLTGTTDDVVRVHKHLANLVGYDLPFERVTPASFPLPTAADVSDAASAHLLWQAARLVLREGATPFRSLGRISIRPRTYQFVPLLMALRLDPVRLFIADDVGVGKTIEALLIARELLDRGEIRRFCVLCPPYLCEQWAAEMAQKFDLEPVVIRSGTVNHLERQVPAGRSIYEHFPVQVASLDFVKTDRNRHQFLQFCPELLIVDEVHGAAAAQGRAQQERHALLREVAKNEDRHLILLTATPHSGIEEAFRSLLGLLRPEFEGWNLTELTEEQRIELARHFVQRTRRDIEQTWEAATCFPKRETADETYALPDPYRELFERTYAFCSEIVRTGEALEERQRRVRYWGALALLRCVMSSPAAAAAAIGNRAGGHLGEEEEAEFRPFVFESADERTDDEAPTPPIEATADVVGDTERRRLRELARLAEGLHGPASDTKLARAIEIVRDLLKQGFHPILWCRYVATAEYLEKHLREALASEVQVVCVTGRLGDEERQTKIEAIDPERPRVLVATDCLSEGVNLQEKFTAVVHYDLPWNPNRLEQREGRVDRYGQPAKKVKAIRFFGRDNPVDGVVIEVLLDKAREIHRALGTYVPVPEEGESVMEAVLQALFLRERRRTGTQLALDLGVPQVDKFHRRWERDAERERINRTRFAQRALKPEEVQRELEATDAVLGDPAAVREFVLAAAQRIGLAIQKDTKRPGVWRVPLSAEALATVPEPIRFVLTRHALLAACHSPKSWLVSFDSPTPEGAEYLGRNHRFVATLARFLFEEALVGAHSEWRTANRIVSRCGVIRTRSVGAHGCAPGVHDHAPGVHDRAPLLTTILLLRVRYLVEQPQLRPLLSEEVLVLAFSGADPADAEWLEPGDALELLAETKPDANIPLAEKRELVERALQGIGDWRAANGEWGTDHPLQSAIRDRVARRAAELTDAHKRIRQAVSLRVRGLEVKPQFPPDLLGILVLQPVVQP; encoded by the coding sequence ATGTTAAACCCCGGCTCAATCGTCCGCTGTCGCAACCGCGAGTGGGTGCTGCTGCCCGCAGAAACGGACGACGTGTTCGTGCTCCGGCCCCTTACCGGCACCACCGACGACGTGGTCCGGGTGCACAAACACCTGGCAAATCTCGTTGGCTACGACCTGCCCTTCGAGCGCGTCACACCCGCGTCGTTCCCCCTGCCGACGGCCGCGGACGTGTCGGACGCGGCGAGCGCGCATCTCCTGTGGCAGGCGGCGCGGCTCGTGCTCCGCGAGGGCGCCACTCCCTTTCGCTCCCTGGGGCGCATTTCGATCCGCCCGCGGACCTACCAGTTCGTGCCGCTGCTCATGGCGCTGCGCCTCGACCCGGTGCGGCTCTTCATCGCCGACGACGTGGGCGTGGGCAAGACCATCGAAGCGTTGCTCATCGCGAGAGAGCTGCTCGATCGCGGCGAGATCCGTCGGTTCTGCGTGCTCTGCCCGCCGTACCTCTGCGAGCAGTGGGCGGCGGAAATGGCGCAGAAGTTCGACTTGGAGCCGGTAGTGATCCGGTCCGGGACCGTGAACCACCTGGAACGCCAGGTCCCGGCAGGGAGAAGTATCTACGAGCACTTCCCGGTCCAGGTGGCGAGCCTCGATTTCGTCAAGACCGACCGCAACCGGCACCAGTTCCTGCAGTTCTGCCCTGAACTCCTCATCGTGGACGAGGTGCACGGTGCCGCGGCAGCTCAGGGCCGCGCCCAGCAGGAGCGTCACGCGTTGCTGCGCGAAGTGGCTAAGAACGAAGACCGCCATCTGATCCTCCTCACGGCCACGCCGCACTCGGGGATTGAAGAGGCGTTTCGCTCGCTCCTGGGCCTGCTGCGCCCGGAGTTCGAGGGCTGGAATCTGACGGAACTCACCGAAGAGCAGCGGATCGAGCTGGCTCGCCATTTCGTGCAGCGCACGCGCCGCGACATCGAGCAAACCTGGGAGGCGGCCACCTGTTTCCCGAAGCGGGAGACAGCAGACGAGACCTACGCACTCCCCGATCCGTACCGCGAACTCTTCGAGCGTACCTACGCGTTTTGCTCCGAGATCGTGCGGACCGGCGAGGCCCTGGAGGAGCGCCAACGTCGGGTGCGCTACTGGGGAGCCCTGGCTCTGCTTCGTTGCGTGATGTCGAGCCCCGCCGCAGCGGCCGCCGCGATCGGCAACCGCGCCGGCGGACATCTCGGCGAGGAGGAAGAAGCCGAGTTTCGGCCGTTCGTGTTCGAGTCCGCGGATGAGCGAACGGACGACGAGGCGCCGACGCCGCCGATCGAAGCGACCGCTGACGTCGTCGGAGATACCGAGCGGCGCAGGTTGCGGGAGCTGGCTCGTTTGGCCGAGGGACTGCACGGGCCTGCGAGCGACACGAAGCTGGCACGTGCCATCGAGATCGTCCGGGACCTTTTGAAGCAGGGTTTCCACCCGATCCTGTGGTGCCGCTACGTGGCCACCGCCGAGTATCTGGAAAAGCACCTGCGGGAGGCGCTGGCTTCCGAGGTGCAGGTGGTGTGCGTCACCGGCCGGCTGGGAGACGAGGAGCGGCAGACGAAGATCGAAGCGATCGACCCCGAGCGGCCCAGGGTGCTCGTCGCCACGGACTGCCTCTCCGAGGGCGTCAACCTCCAGGAGAAGTTCACCGCGGTGGTCCATTACGACCTTCCCTGGAACCCGAACCGGCTCGAGCAGCGGGAAGGCCGCGTGGACCGCTACGGCCAGCCGGCCAAAAAGGTCAAAGCGATCCGCTTCTTCGGCCGGGACAACCCGGTCGACGGGGTGGTGATCGAAGTCCTGCTCGACAAAGCGCGCGAGATCCATCGCGCTCTGGGTACATACGTTCCGGTGCCCGAGGAGGGCGAGAGCGTGATGGAGGCGGTGCTGCAAGCGCTGTTTCTGCGCGAGCGCCGCCGTACGGGCACGCAGCTCGCGCTCGACCTCGGCGTTCCGCAAGTAGATAAATTCCACCGGCGCTGGGAACGGGACGCCGAGCGCGAGCGGATCAATCGCACGCGCTTCGCCCAGCGCGCGCTCAAGCCCGAGGAGGTGCAGCGCGAGCTCGAAGCCACCGACGCCGTCCTCGGCGATCCCGCGGCCGTGCGCGAGTTCGTTCTCGCCGCGGCGCAGCGGATCGGCCTCGCCATCCAGAAAGACACCAAGCGCCCCGGGGTGTGGCGTGTGCCCCTTTCCGCAGAAGCGCTCGCCACCGTCCCCGAACCGATTCGTTTTGTTCTCACACGCCACGCCCTACTCGCTGCTTGCCACTCGCCGAAATCCTGGCTCGTGAGCTTCGACTCGCCGACCCCGGAGGGGGCGGAATACCTGGGCCGCAACCACCGATTCGTCGCAACCCTGGCGCGGTTCCTCTTCGAGGAGGCACTGGTTGGGGCGCATAGCGAATGGCGAACGGCGAACAGAATCGTGTCTCGGTGCGGAGTCATACGCACCCGGTCAGTAGGGGCGCATGGCTGTGCGCCAGGGGTACACGACCATGCGCCAGGGGTACACGACCGTGCGCCCCTACTGACCACGATCCTGCTGCTCCGGGTGCGCTACCTGGTGGAACAACCTCAACTGCGGCCTCTCTTATCGGAGGAAGTGTTGGTGCTGGCTTTCTCGGGAGCAGACCCGGCCGACGCGGAATGGCTAGAACCCGGTGACGCCCTCGAGCTACTGGCCGAGACCAAGC